One Sus scrofa isolate TJ Tabasco breed Duroc unplaced genomic scaffold, Sscrofa11.1 Contig2158, whole genome shotgun sequence genomic window, TGGAGACCCTGAGTCCTCTAATGGGACAAGATGGGGAGACGCACCTTGCATAGCCAAGCCAAGCAAGGTAAAGCTATAGGGATAAGCGCTTCCCCCAAGCCCATCAAATGCATATCAGAGATGCAAGGGGTGAGGTCTCTACCTGCCACTCTCCAGCAGACCTGGCTCTCAGGGAAACGCTGGCAAGGGAGCTGCCTCACTAAGCGTATATACCACGCGAGcctcagggaaggaagcaggcGATATGTTCAGCTGTTTCTTCAGTTCTCGCCAGCCTCACCAGTGCAACTGTTCAAGTAAGGTCACAGGCTTCGGCCCGGccacccttcctgccttcccatccCCCCAGAGGCCTTGGCCTTCTGCTTCCTGCAAGACAGGGAGCAGCCTCTGCACCTGccactcctcctccccgccccatgGCTGAAGCCGGACTGGTTCAGAGATCTCAGCTTCATGGAACTAGAAGGTGAGAGGCTCTTTCTGGCAGGTGCCAAGGTCCAGTTGTTGGCAGGAGGGGtaaaggggagtgggaggggggtAAGGGCCAGGGGCTACTTCTTGCTAGTGTGCTGCCTCCGGGCCTGTAGCTGTTGCCaagcccctgggggcttgggtccCGCACCAATGGAAAAGGAAGGTCCTTTTCTAACAAAGCCCTGGATGGGTGTTGAGGACGCCCCAAAGGAGAGGCTGCTGCCTGATGtgcccaccccagggccaggggtgctCTGACCAAAGGTGGGCGTGGAGGCGCCTCCAAACACAGGTTGGCTCTCTGCAGTGCAGGCCACATTGAGGCCAAAGGATGTGTTCTGGCTGGGTGCACCCAGGCTCTTCTGACTCAAGCCTCCCACAAAAGGAGTCGTGCTGCCAGCGGTCCCACTCTGTCCTGCTCCGGAGCCAAAGGCTCCTGAGGCAGAGCTGGTGCCTGGCGAAGCCACACTGAGCCCAAAGCCTCTGCTGCCAGACGGTGGGGCTGCCCATCCCCCAAATGTGAAGGGAGATGGTGTCGTGCTACTGGAGCGACTGGCCCCACTGCCGGTGGTCTGGGCTGTAGCTCCAAAGCCAGAGGTGGTGGCTGCACCAAAGGAGAAAACGGCTGCGGTGCTGCCAAAGGCTGGCTGGGGGCCGGCAAGGGTGCCCGAGGCAGAGGCTGTGGCTTTCAGGCCACCAAGAGTGGACTGTGTGGTGCTGCCAAAGgctggctgggctgtggctggagTGGCAGTCGGGGCGGGGGCTGCAGAGTTTCCCAACGTGAAGGAGCTGCACAAGCTGGGGACAAGGGATGGCTTGGCAGCCCACTGCTGCTGCCCATCAGTGGCCCCAAACCTGGGCTGGACGTTGGATCCTGGCTTGGCACTTGAGCCAAAGGGAACGCTgatggctgggctgggggtgctACTGAATGTCAGCGTGGCCTGGCTGGTGGTGGCTGGGGAAGAGGCTGGAAGGCTGCTGCCCAAATCACTAAAGCCAGCAGTGCtagcgctgctgctgctgctgctgctgctgctgctgctggccactGCCTGAGGGGCACCGGGAAGGGACTGGCCAAAGCTGGTGACTGCACTTGAAGGAGGCATGGTGGGAGGCTTACCAAGCTGGACTATGGAGCTGGAACCCACAGCTGGGTTTGTGAAGCTGccaccagaggcagagggagtccCAAAGAGGACGGGCTGGGAGGTGGAAGCGGTGGGTGCTAGTCACGCTGCTCAGGGTGCTGGTCATGCTGCTCACACGGAAGCTGAACACGGGCTTCAGAGCAGAGTCTACGGAGGTGCCAGCTGTGGTCGCAGCAGCCACTGCAGAGGTGGCACGGGTCTGGCCAGGGAAGAGAGGGGCGCTCATAGCACCGGCTGGAGGAGCTGCCTGCTTGAAGAAGGGAGTTACTATGGGCACGGATGCAGGGGCCTCCCTGGTGTGAAAGCCAGGTTTAAAAGTGCGGGACGGGCTGCGGGTACTTGCGGGGAGGGCTGAGCTGGAAGATGTGGTGGCTGGGACCTTGGAAGGGCTAGAGGGCAAGGGGCCCTCGTTCTTGCTTTTAGGAGGGGGCCAAAAAATGGGATCGAGCACGGGAGATGGTGAAGACACAGCAggagctgcagaggcaggaggcttAGCAGGTGAGGTGCCCAGCATTCCACAAGGAATGTTCtgcttgggagggggaggggggccgaCAAGGCTTGGGAGTTGGCAGACGTCTCAGCCTCAGGGGCTGGAGGTGACTTGGTGTCAGTGACTGGTCCTGTGGAAGAAGCGGGGGTAAGGGTGCCGCCACAGAAAACGGCTGTAGGTTTGCAGTCCGAGGAGGTGCCCGCAAGAGGCCCTGACTGTGAAGAGCCAAGAGGGGCCAGAGGGCCGGGTGTCTTCGGAGGCGAATGGGCCACAGGGCTTGCCATGCCAGCAGACATGGGGGGCGATGGTAGGCCTGGGGAATCCTGCTGCTTCTTCAAGCTCTTCAACAGTGGGCTAGGgcttggggctgggaggaggttTCGGTGGCAGGAGTCCCAGCAGTAGGCAGGCTGAAAGAGACCGGAGGCTGACTGGTAGGTGGGTTCTCAGGGACAGCGCTCAAGGCAGTATCAGTCTTATCCTCCAAGATCTCGCTGAACCATTGTGACAAAGCTTTCTTTTCCCAAGTCTAAGTCTTCCGCAGTGACTGAATACCCaagc contains:
- the LOC110258481 gene encoding LOW QUALITY PROTEIN: nuclear envelope pore membrane protein POM 121C-like (The sequence of the model RefSeq protein was modified relative to this genomic sequence to represent the inferred CDS: inserted 2 bases in 2 codons; deleted 6 bases in 4 codons; substituted 1 base at 1 genomic stop codon) — protein: MTHKSSKFNKAVVVHSLNGAGAALLGLWLLGLVLYLVPAGVAVTLAWLAVGATAVWWGLRREPRGSRAFRTSLVRNARCHGTLLTLPPAXSAVNGSLLEPPRLFQGLGPAHLFLMGNYLGKPAPPQPASTSEARDLRERPGRRPPTRPTPPPPAPSGHTPGVHTHPSLPTPLPRPSRRTALRXCGPVAHRFVITPRRRYPIQQAHYASLGVLPTVCWNSCHRKTVLSARNSKVVCSPVRVRIAPPDSKWIRPPLSEQSSSSTVSSPSASAPDPCAKETVLSALRARKKRTVKEEDQILADGPEEKRRRQDSSGRGHSAFEPLAANGIPASFVPKPGSLKRGLSPQSSDAHLNKRSRTSSLSSLTSTYSGGVPISRRNAITSSYSSTGGLSQLRKRSGPRSSPFSRPASSCSQALARPAKEIREEELSHHSASSTAFTTDKESRGAEVADTTTREKENSWSSPPTPGSSGQRKRKVQLLRSWRGEQLTLPPPPQLGYSVTAEDLDLEKKALSQWFSEILEDKTDTALSAVPENPPTSQPPVSFSLPTAGTPATETXLPAPSPSPLLKSLKKQQDSPGLPSPPMSAGMASPVAHSPPKTPGPLAPLGSSQSGPLAGTSSDCKPTAVFCGGTLTPASSTGPVTDTKSPPAPEAETSANSQALSAPLPLPSRTFLGMLGTSPAKPPASAAPAVSSPSPVLDPIFWPPPKSKNEGPLPSSPSKVPATTSSSSALPASTRSPSRTFKPGFHTREAPASVPIVTPFFKQAAPPAGAMSAPLFPGQTRATSAVAAATTAGTSVDSALKPVFSFRVSSMTSTLSSVTSTHRFHLPARPLWDSLCLWWQLHKPSFTSFGQSLPGAPQAVASSSSSSSSSSSASTAGFSDLGSSLPASSPATTSQATLTFSSTPSPAISVPFGSSAKPGSNVQPRFGATDGQQQWAAKPSLVPSLCSSFTLGNSAAPAPTATPATAQPAFGSTTQSTLGGLKATASASGTLAGPQPAFGSTAAVFSFGAATTSGFGATAQTTGSGASRSSSTTPSPFTFGGWAAPPSGSRGFGLSVASPGTSSASGAFGSGAGQSGTAGSTTPFVGGLSQKSLGAPSQNTSFGLNVACTAESQPVFGGASTPTFGQSTPGPGVGTSGSSLSFGASSTPIQGFVRKGPSFSIGAGPKPPGAWQQLQARRQHTSKK